A portion of the Andreesenia angusta genome contains these proteins:
- a CDS encoding flagellar brake protein: MDLSMFKEGDRVMLETVTLMEENEFTTRIEKIESNVLTVLSPICKGAILRIPTNSRVVIIVFTGDKVYKARGVAIDNFKEGNFHLSKIEINSEVERFERRNYFRLSIMKPVRIMKADSEDIVEGKTVDLGGGGMQVKSEEKFYKGQKLLVEVEIDGEFLELDGEVVSIMPGINHHDEKYGIKFLELGDKVVDKIVSYIFSVQRERIRNDRKVKS; encoded by the coding sequence ATGGACTTAAGCATGTTCAAAGAGGGAGACAGAGTTATGCTCGAAACTGTGACTCTTATGGAGGAAAATGAATTCACAACTAGAATAGAAAAGATAGAATCAAATGTACTTACAGTGCTTTCGCCCATATGCAAAGGAGCTATACTGAGGATACCTACCAACAGCAGAGTTGTAATAATAGTGTTTACAGGAGACAAGGTCTATAAAGCAAGAGGTGTAGCTATAGACAATTTCAAGGAAGGCAATTTCCACTTGAGCAAGATAGAGATCAACTCTGAGGTGGAGAGGTTTGAGAGAAGGAATTACTTCAGGCTTTCGATAATGAAGCCTGTGAGGATAATGAAGGCTGACTCCGAAGACATAGTCGAGGGCAAGACTGTAGACTTAGGTGGGGGCGGAATGCAGGTGAAAAGTGAAGAAAAGTTCTACAAGGGCCAAAAGCTGCTTGTAGAGGTGGAAATAGACGGAGAGTTTTTAGAGCTAGACGGTGAAGTGGTGAGCATAATGCCAGGTATAAACCACCACGATGAAAAGTATGGAATTAAGTTTCTAGAGCTTGGAGATAAGGTAGTAGACAAAATAGTCAGCTACATATTCTCGGTGCAGAGAGAGAGAATAAGGAACGACAGAAAAGTCAAGAGCTAA
- a CDS encoding winged helix-turn-helix domain-containing protein, producing the protein MRVKGRIWIEDENGDKLFGIGVYELLMKVKSGGSLSEAAKNMKMSYNKAHNLVKALESRVGFKVLDTKVGGSRGGGSSLTERGEDLLARYRKTMDKLNKDMEDTYELYFSDFEIKKED; encoded by the coding sequence ATGAGAGTAAAGGGACGTATTTGGATAGAAGACGAAAATGGAGACAAGCTCTTTGGAATAGGTGTTTATGAACTTCTCATGAAGGTGAAGTCTGGAGGCTCTCTCTCTGAGGCGGCCAAGAACATGAAGATGTCTTACAACAAGGCTCACAACTTGGTAAAGGCATTAGAGAGCAGAGTCGGATTCAAGGTGCTGGATACAAAAGTGGGAGGCTCTAGAGGGGGCGGATCCTCGCTTACAGAAAGAGGAGAAGACCTGCTTGCAAGGTATAGAAAGACTATGGATAAACTGAACAAAGACATGGAAGATACATACGAACTGTATTTTTCCGACTTTGAAATAAAAAAAGAAGATTAG
- a CDS encoding PHP-associated domain-containing protein: MWEGEAMIIDTHIHESKYSSDSHMSLDEVIATAKDRKLDGVCITNHDNNRLRHEIGESAVIDGLLVIVGAEILTKQGDILVYGLDDIPDYRIESADLVRKVKMAGGVTASAHPFRTNNRGLKDYIKEVSGDLTAVESFNGSTHPHHNLYAYALATECNMPSMGASDAHVTKQIGCYATKFDGTIRDHKDFIEAVKLGGFCPVKRESGVYREINVYSAQKGA; the protein is encoded by the coding sequence GTGTGGGAAGGAGAAGCCATGATAATAGACACTCATATACACGAAAGCAAATACTCATCAGACAGCCATATGAGCTTAGATGAGGTTATAGCAACGGCCAAAGATAGAAAGCTAGACGGTGTCTGCATAACAAACCATGACAACAACAGGCTTAGGCATGAGATAGGAGAGTCGGCTGTAATAGACGGACTCTTGGTCATAGTTGGTGCAGAGATACTTACAAAGCAGGGAGATATACTGGTATACGGACTAGACGATATACCAGACTACAGGATAGAGTCAGCTGACTTGGTCAGAAAAGTCAAGATGGCGGGGGGAGTCACTGCAAGTGCGCATCCCTTTAGGACTAACAACAGAGGTCTTAAAGACTATATAAAAGAGGTGAGCGGCGACCTTACAGCTGTAGAGTCTTTCAACGGCAGTACTCATCCGCACCACAATCTCTACGCCTATGCACTGGCTACAGAGTGCAATATGCCATCTATGGGGGCTAGTGACGCACATGTCACAAAGCAGATAGGTTGCTATGCAACTAAGTTCGACGGTACTATAAGGGACCACAAGGACTTTATAGAGGCAGTGAAACTTGGGGGATTCTGTCCTGTGAAAAGGGAAAGCGGAGTCTACAGAGAGATAAATGTTTACAGCGCTCAAAAAGGGGCGTAG
- a CDS encoding GNAT family N-acetyltransferase, translating to MYLSIKKFDELSTRELYDILKKREEVFIVEQKCPYPDCDGKDLESYHMLYKDGEKLVGYLRILPKGLSYDEISLGRILIDSSYREQKLGSRMVKKALEFVETVLCENRVRISAQLYLLNFYSSLGFESVGSPYEEDWIPHIEMLYKKED from the coding sequence ATGTATCTATCTATAAAAAAATTTGATGAACTCAGCACTAGAGAATTGTACGACATTCTTAAAAAAAGAGAAGAGGTCTTCATAGTCGAGCAGAAATGCCCTTATCCAGACTGCGATGGAAAAGACCTAGAATCCTACCACATGCTGTACAAAGACGGCGAAAAACTTGTGGGATACCTCAGGATACTTCCGAAGGGTCTTTCCTACGATGAAATTTCGCTTGGGAGAATTTTGATAGACAGCAGCTACAGAGAGCAAAAGCTTGGGTCTAGAATGGTGAAGAAAGCCCTTGAATTTGTCGAGACGGTTCTTTGCGAAAATCGCGTCAGGATATCTGCGCAGCTATACCTTTTGAACTTTTACTCTAGTCTAGGATTCGAGTCAGTCGGCTCTCCCTATGAGGAGGACTGGATTCCACATATAGAAATGCTGTACAAAAAAGAAGATTAG
- a CDS encoding LiaF transmembrane domain-containing protein produces MKRKTVMGILFILAGIVIFTVRINEFNFSTLLHRYWPAVIILIGILILFSGEGKGIKMSHDDIQSDDYIDYMNIFSSLTTLNESSKFKGGAVTTVFGAAEIDLRPATIDPERCELSLTAMFGGVEIRLPENCNVIISGIPIFGGWENKKLPTKDPSLPVVRIKCFVAFGGIEIS; encoded by the coding sequence ATGAAACGAAAAACCGTTATGGGGATACTCTTTATCTTGGCCGGGATAGTCATATTTACAGTCAGGATAAACGAGTTCAACTTTTCCACTCTGCTTCACAGGTACTGGCCTGCAGTCATAATTTTGATAGGTATACTTATACTGTTTTCAGGAGAGGGCAAAGGAATAAAGATGAGTCACGACGATATTCAGAGCGACGACTACATCGACTACATGAACATATTCTCAAGCCTTACGACTTTGAACGAGTCGTCTAAGTTCAAAGGAGGAGCGGTGACAACAGTCTTTGGAGCTGCCGAAATAGACTTAAGGCCTGCCACGATAGACCCTGAGAGGTGCGAGCTGAGCTTGACAGCCATGTTTGGTGGTGTGGAGATAAGGCTGCCGGAGAACTGCAACGTGATAATAAGCGGAATTCCCATATTTGGTGGGTGGGAGAACAAGAAGCTACCCACAAAAGATCCAAGCTTGCCAGTAGTGAGAATAAAGTGCTTTGTGGCATTTGGAGGAATAGAGATAAGCTAA